Proteins from a single region of Hydra vulgaris chromosome 12, alternate assembly HydraT2T_AEP:
- the LOC100202420 gene encoding elastase-1 isoform X2 encodes MIFLSPFFILFFELVYSHEKRGHSKSVCEDILTESYCIHNKLSCMKNGRFNYRMYHLCKRTCGVCEKESCEDKPGASCNFWNALGYCTVNNFFFKSMKIKCRKTCGACDSSGLVPVTQTTPFAQRRFVFTTTPTTNKITKTTPAKRNEECGKNKLHDARIIAGTISAPNSWIWQAAIYLYEELVCGGTLIAPNYIITAAHCVIYAKKEGITITLGEHMRDTNEGSEQEHTVEKIIIHKEYNDSSLESDIAIIKLKEKVKINDDIGFVCLPNEPPPTNATCYLTGWGLLTPGGISSNILNEAKMPIVDNKKCGEKNKNDLGTSKVTENMLCAGFENDNKVSGCHGDSGGPFVCKKKNSWVLHGVLSWGSRVCDASHRYTVFTKVFNYINWINKNLK; translated from the exons atgatttttttatcaccattttttatcttattcttTGAGTTAGTTTATTCACACGAAAAAAGAG GACATTCAAAAAGTGTATGTGAGGACATTCTGACTGAAAGTTATTGCATACACAATAAGCTTTCGTGTATGAAAAATGGAAGATTCAACTATCGCATGTATCATCTATGCAAAAGAACTTGTGGTGTTTGTGAAAAAGAAAGTTGCGAAGATAAGCCCGGTGCTTCGTGCAACTTTTGGAACGCTCTTGGCTACTGtacagttaataattttttttttaaatcaatgaaaataaaatgcagAAAAACGTGTGGTGCATGTGATAGTTCGGGATTGGTACCAGTTACTCAGACAACACCTTTTGCACAAAGAAGATTTGTTTTTACAACTACACccacaacaaataaaattacgAAAACAACACCTGCTAAAAGAAATGAAG AATGcggaaaaaataaacttcacGATGCACGTATCATAGCTGGCACAATTTCTGCACCTAATTCATGGATATGGCAAGCTGCGATTTATTTATATGAAGAACTTGTTTGCGGCGGAACACTTATAGCTCCTAATTATATAATAACCGCTGCCCACTGCGTAATTTATGCGAAAAAAGAAGGGATTACAATTACTCTTGGAGAACATATGcg agaCACTAATGAAGGAAGTGAACAAGAACATACAGTTGAGAAAATCATTATTCATAAAGAGTACAACGATTCATCACTCGAAAGTGATATTGCTATAATTAAActcaaagaaaaagtaaaaattaacgATGATATTGGATTTGTTTGTTTACCAAATGAACCCCCTCCAACTAATGCTACATGTTACCTAACAG GTTGGGGGCTTCTAACTCCTGGTGGTATATCTTCCAACATTTTGAACGAAGCTAAAATGCCAATcgttgataataaaaaatgcggtgaaaaaaataaaaacgactTAGGAACATCGAAAGTTACAGAAAATATGTTATGTGCTGGTTTTGAAAACGACAATAAGGTATCTGGATGCCACGGAGACTCTGGTGGACCTTTTGtttgcaaaaagaaaaactcCTGG GTTCTTCATGGAGTTCTCAGTTGGGGCTCACGGGTTTGTGATGCAAGTCATCGATACACCGTATTTACCAAAGTGTTTAATTATATCAATTggataaataagaatttaaagtAA